Proteins from one Pongo abelii isolate AG06213 chromosome 7, NHGRI_mPonAbe1-v2.0_pri, whole genome shotgun sequence genomic window:
- the PURG gene encoding purine-rich element-binding protein gamma isoform X1 — MERARRRGGGGGRGRGGKNVGGSGLSKSRLYPQAQHSHYPHYPASATPNQAGGAAEIQELASKRVDIQKKRFYLDVKQSSRGRFLKIAEVWIGRGRQDNIRKSKLTLSLSVAAELKDCLGDFIEHYAHLGLKGHRQEHGHSKEQGSRRRQKHSAPSPPVSVGSEEHPHSVLKTDYIERDNRKYYLDLKENQRGRFLRIRQTVMRGTGMIGYFGHSLGQEQTIVLPAQGMIEFRDALVQLIEDYGEGDIEERRGGDDDPLELPEGTSFRVDNKRFYFDVGSNKYGIFLKVSEVRPPYRNTITVPFKAWTRFGENFIKYEEEMRKICNSHKEKRMDGRKASGEEQECLD, encoded by the coding sequence ATGGAAAGAGCCAGGCGAAGgggaggcggcggcggccgcggccGCGGAGGCAAGAATGTAGGGGGCTCTGGCCTAAGCAAGAGTAGACTCTATCCCCAGGCCCAGCACTCCCACTACCCCCACTACCCGGCCTCAGCCACCCCTAATCAGGCCGGGGGCGCAGCCGAAATCCAGGAGCTGGCCTCCAAACGAGTGGACATCCAGAAAAAGAGGTTTTACCTAGACGTGAAGCAAAGCTCCCGGGGCCGCTTCCTAAAGATAGCCGAAGTCTGGATAGGGAGAGGCCGGCAGGACAACATCAGAAAGAGTAAACTGACCCTCTCCCTGTCTGTGGCAGCGGAGCTGAAGGACTGTCTAGGGGACTTCATCGAGCACTATGCCCACCTGGGCCTGAAAGGCCACCGGCAAGAGCATGGCCACAGCAAAGAGCAAGGCTCCAGGAGGAGGCAGAAGCACTCGGCACCCTCCCCACCAGTCTCGGTGGGGTCCGAAGAGCATCCTCACAGTGTCCTGAAAACAGACTATATCGAGAGGGACAATAGGAAATATTACCTAGACCTAAAGGAAAATCAGCGGGGTCGCTTCCTACGGATTAGACAAACCGTGATGCGGGGGACTGGCATGATCGGTTATTTTGGCCACAGTTTGGGCCAAGAACAGACTATTGTCCTCCCAGCACAAGGAATGATTGAGTTTCGTGATGCCTTGGTTCAGCTGATTGAAGATTATGGCGAAGGAGACATAGAAGAACGAAGAGGTGGAGACGATGACCCGCTTGAACTCCCAGAGGGGACTTCTTTCAGAGTGGACAATAAAAGGTTCTACTTTGATGTGGGCTCTAATAAATATGGAATTTTCCTGAAGGTAAGTGAGGTGAGACCACCTTACCGTAATACTATTACTGTTCCATTCAAAGCTTGGACAAGGTTTGGGGAGAATTTTATCAAGTATGAAGAAGAGATGAGGAAAATTTGCAACAgccataaagaaaagagaatggatGGCAGAAAGGCCAGTGGTGAAGAACAAGAATGCCTCGACTAG
- the PURG gene encoding purine-rich element-binding protein gamma isoform X3 — MERARRRGGGGGRGRGGKNVGGSGLSKSRLYPQAQHSHYPHYPASATPNQAGGAAEIQELASKRVDIQKKRFYLDVKQSSRGRFLKIAEVWIGRGRQDNIRKSKLTLSLSVAAELKDCLGDFIEHYAHLGLKGHRQEHGHSKEQGSRRRQKHSAPSPPVSVGSEEHPHSVLKTDYIERDNRKYYLDLKENQRGRFLRIRQTVMRGTGMIGYFGHSLGQEQTIVLPAQGMIEFRDALVQLIEDYGEGDIEERRGGDDDPLELPEGTSFRVDNKRFYFDVGSNKYGIFLKP; from the exons ATGGAAAGAGCCAGGCGAAGgggaggcggcggcggccgcggccGCGGAGGCAAGAATGTAGGGGGCTCTGGCCTAAGCAAGAGTAGACTCTATCCCCAGGCCCAGCACTCCCACTACCCCCACTACCCGGCCTCAGCCACCCCTAATCAGGCCGGGGGCGCAGCCGAAATCCAGGAGCTGGCCTCCAAACGAGTGGACATCCAGAAAAAGAGGTTTTACCTAGACGTGAAGCAAAGCTCCCGGGGCCGCTTCCTAAAGATAGCCGAAGTCTGGATAGGGAGAGGCCGGCAGGACAACATCAGAAAGAGTAAACTGACCCTCTCCCTGTCTGTGGCAGCGGAGCTGAAGGACTGTCTAGGGGACTTCATCGAGCACTATGCCCACCTGGGCCTGAAAGGCCACCGGCAAGAGCATGGCCACAGCAAAGAGCAAGGCTCCAGGAGGAGGCAGAAGCACTCGGCACCCTCCCCACCAGTCTCGGTGGGGTCCGAAGAGCATCCTCACAGTGTCCTGAAAACAGACTATATCGAGAGGGACAATAGGAAATATTACCTAGACCTAAAGGAAAATCAGCGGGGTCGCTTCCTACGGATTAGACAAACCGTGATGCGGGGGACTGGCATGATCGGTTATTTTGGCCACAGTTTGGGCCAAGAACAGACTATTGTCCTCCCAGCACAAGGAATGATTGAGTTTCGTGATGCCTTGGTTCAGCTGATTGAAGATTATGGCGAAGGAGACATAGAAGAACGAAGAGGTGGAGACGATGACCCGCTTGAACTCCCAGAGGGGACTTCTTTCAGAGTGGACAATAAAAGGTTCTACTTTGATGTGGGCTCTAATAAATATGGAATTTTCCTGAAG ccttaa